A DNA window from Fragaria vesca subsp. vesca linkage group LG3, FraVesHawaii_1.0, whole genome shotgun sequence contains the following coding sequences:
- the LOC101310884 gene encoding tyrosine-sulfated glycopeptide receptor 1-like, which produces MVDFSSNRFHGAIPSSFFQQAKNLSHFNVTNNQFTGYIPSPICVHSSSLIRLLDFSYNNFGGNLSRTLGNCSKLEVFRAGHNTLSGSLPEDIYNSTALEELAIPANSFRGGISNRIVKLTNLTVLDLYLNQFSGMLPIDIGKLSKLKVLLLHSNNLEGSLPPSLLNCTNLMELNLGFNLLDGDISAYNFSRLGQLRKLVFVSNHFTGILPISLYSCKSLRAIQLSHNNLEGQIQPEIASLKHLSFLALSGNRLTNLTGAMDILKGCRNLTVLILSYNFIGEEMPDGDHIADFDGFQNLRILALNGCELTGQIPMWLSKLKKLEILDMSRDRITGSIPTWLGTSPTLFSINLRSNLISGQIPKELCTLPMLVSEQAAAQVDHGYLELPFYASQPMPDASILQFNSLSYYPPSIMLGNNSISGNIPTEIGKLQLLHILDLSANQVSGNIPDQISNLNNLETLDLSMNHLSGEIPALLAHLSFLSSLNVSYNNLEGEIPKSTQLRGMNVSAFEGNPKLCGSPLLNLCQPFNGTDSDDDKNDGNQIIGLSISVVLGFIIGLVGVCGSLLLIKTWRDAYFNFLYTVQERLKL; this is translated from the coding sequence ATGGTGGATTTTTCTAGCAATCGGTTCCATGGTGCAATTCCATCATCCTTCTTCCAACAAGCAAAGAACTTGTCTCATTTCAATGTCACGAACAACCAATTCACAGGTTATATCCCCTCCCCTATTTGTGTCCACTCTTCTTCTTTGATTAGGCTATTAGATTTTTCCTACAATAATTTTGGAGGCAATCTCTCTCGCACACTAGGAAACTGTTCCAAACTGGAAGTTTTTCGTGCTGGTCACAATACCCTCTCAGGATCACTTCCGGAAGATATCTATAATTCTACCGCACTAGAAGAACTTGCAATCCCTGCAAATTCTTTTAGAGGGGGCATCAGTAACAGAATTGTTAAACTTACTAACCTCACAGTCCTTGACCTCTACTTGAATCAGTTCAGTGGCATGCTTCCAATAGATATTGGGAAGCTCTCCAAATTGAAAGTCTTGCTCCTTCATTCCAACAATCTAGAAGGTTCTTTGCCACCATCTTTGCTGAATTGCACAAACCTTATGGAACTGAATCTAGGATTCAACCTTTTGGACGGAGATATCTCAGCTTATAATTTCTCTAGACTTGGTCAACTTCGTAAACTTGTCTTCGTCAGTAATCATTTTACTGGTATCTTGCCAATAAGCCTTTACTCATGCAAGTCCCTTAGAGCAATTCAATTAAGCCACAACAACCTAGAGGGACAAATACAACCCGAGATTGCCTCATTAAAACACTTATCCTTCCTCGCACTTTCTGGGAACAGACTGACCAATCTCACAGGTGCTATGGATATATTGAAGGGCTGCAGAAATCTCACAGTACTCATTCTTTCATACAACTTCATAGGTGAAGAAATGCCAGATGGTGATCACATCGCTGACTTTGATGGGTTCCAAAATCTTAGGATTTTGGCTTTGAATGGTTGTGAGCTAACCGGTCAGATACCTATGTGGTTATCTAAGCTCAAGAAGCTAGAGATCTTGGATATGTCACGTGATAGAATCACAGGTTCAATTCCTACTTGGTTGGGGACTTCTCCAACACTTTTTTCTATAAACTTGCGGTCCAACCTAATCTCAGGTCAAATTCCAAAAGAACTTTGCACACTACCAATGTTGGTATCTGAACAAGCTGCAGCTCAAGTAGATCATGGTTATCTTGAATTGCCTTTCTACGCCTCCCAACCCATGCCTGATGCAAGCATTTTACAGTTCAATTCTCTGTCTTACTATCCACCATCTATAATGTTAGGCAACAATAGCATCAGTGGCAATATACCTACTGAAATCGGGAAGTTGCAACTTCTCCATATATTGGATCTCAGCGCCAACCAGGTGTCCGGCAACATTCCAGACCAAATATCGAATCTCAACAACTTGGAGACTCTGGATCTTTCAATGAATCATTTGTCAGGAGAAATCCCAGCTTTATTGGCGCATCTTAGTTTCTTGTCATCTTTAAATGTCTCATATAATAATTTGGAAGGAGAAATACCAAAAAGCACTCAGCTCCGAGGCATGAATGTGTCAGCATTTGAGGGGAATCCGAAGCTTTGTGGTTCCCCGCTTCTAAATCTGTGTCAACCATTCAATGGTACTGATTCAGATGATGATAAGAATGACGGGAATCAAATTATAGGCTTGTCTATTTCCGTTGTGCTTGGCTTCATTATAGGGTTAGTGGGAGTTTGTGGTTCATTATTGCTTATCAAGACCTGGAGGGATGCATATTTCAATTTCCTGTATACTGTACAAGAGAGGCTCAAATTATGA
- the LOC101311175 gene encoding receptor-like protein 2-like: MLVSQNNNLSSDDLELPIYFTADGKRAQQYNSLLLFPVALVLMNNNMTGYIPNEIGQSKLLRVLNLANNFFSGKIPDQTSNLKDLATLDLSVNHFSGNMPASLTSLNFLAVFNVSYNNVEGQIPTGTQLQSFGASAFEGNPNLCCLPLPYECQPALPNDDLDGDDNNRISLYVMKAACGDQKDEEQA, translated from the exons ATGTTGGTATCTCAAAACAACAACTTGTCCAGTGATGATCTCGAATTGCCTATCTACTTCACTGCTGATGGCAAGCGAGCTCAACAATACAATTCTTTGTTGTTATTTCCAGTGGCCTTAGTACTAATGAACAATAACATGACTGGATATATACCGAATGAGATTGGCCAATCGAAGCTTCTCCGTGTGTTGAACCTTGCAAACAATTTCTTCTCAGGCAAGATTCCAGACCAAACATCCAACCTCAAAGACTTGGCAACATTGGATCTCTCCGTAAATCATTTCTCTGGAAATATGCCTGCATCATTAACAAGCCTTAATTTCTTGGCAGTATTTAATGTCTCATACAATAATGTGGAAGGACAAATACCAACAGGCACTCAGTTGCAAAGCTTCGGTGCATCTGCATTTGAGGGGAATCCCAACCTCTGTTGTCTTCCACTTCCATATGAATGCCAACCAGCACTCCCAAATGATGACCTTGATGGAGATGATAACAACAGGATCAG CCTCTATGTGATGAAAGCTGCATGTGGGGATCAAAAGGATGAAGAACAGGCTTAA
- the LOC101311462 gene encoding tyrosine-sulfated glycopeptide receptor 1-like, whose amino-acid sequence MVDLSSNRFHGAIPSSFFQQAKNLSHINVTNNQFTGYIPSPICVHSSLIRLLDFSYNNFGGNLSRTLGNCSKLEVFRAGHNNLSGSLPEDIYDSTALEELAIPANSFRGGISNRIVKLTNLTVLDLYLNQFSGMLPIDIGKLSKLKVLLLHSNNLEGSLPPSLLNCTNLMELNLGFNLLDGDISTYNFSRLGQLRKLDFMSNHFTGILPISLYSCKSLRAIRLSFNNLQGQIQPEIASLKHLSFLSLSGNRLINLTGAMDILKGRNLTVLILSYNFIGEEMPDGDHIADLDGFQNLRILALNGCELTGQIPMWLSKLKKLEILDMSRNRITGSIPTWLGTSPMLCSINLASNLITGEIPKELCSLPMLVSEQTAAQVDHGYLELPLHVSQAMPDASMLQFNSLSYYPPSILLGNNSISGNIPTEIGKLQLLHIFDLSANLVSGNIPDQISNLKNLEILDLSMNHLSGEIPASLAHLSFLSSLNVSYNNLEGEIPKSTQLQGLNVSAFEGNPKLCGSPLLNPCQPFNGTDSDDDTNDGNQILGLSISVVLGFIIGLVGVCGSLLLIKTWRDAYFNFLYTVQERLKL is encoded by the coding sequence ATGGTGGATTTGTCTAGCAATCGATTCCATGGTGCAATTCCATCATCCTTCTTCCAACAAGCAAAGAATCTGTCTCATATCAATGTCACGAACAACCAATTCACAGGTTATATCCCGTCCCCTATTTGTGTCCACTCTTCTTTGATTAGGCTATTAGATTTTTCCTACAATAATTTTGGAGGCAATCTCTCTCGCACACTAGGAAACTGTTCCAAACTGGAAGTTTTTCGTGCTGGTCACAATAACCTCTCAGGATCACTTCCGGAAGATATCTATGATTCTACCGCACTAGAAGAACTTGCAATCCCTGCAAATTCTTTTAGAGGGGGCATCAGTAACAGAATTGTTAAACTTACTAACCTCACAGTACTTGACCTCTACTTGAATCAGTTCAGTGGCATGCTTCCAATAGATATTGGGAAGCTCTCCAAATTGAAAGTCTTGCTCCTTCATTCCAACAATCTAGAAGGTTCTTTGCCACCATCTTTGCTGAATTGCACAAACCTTATGGAACTGAATCTAGGATTCAACCTTTTGGACGGAGATATCTCAACTTATAATTTCTCTAGACTTGGTCAACTTCGTAAACTTGACTTCATGAGTAATCATTTTACTGGTATCTTGCCAATAAGCCTTTACTCATGCAAGTCCCTTAGAGCAATTCGATTAAGCTTCAACAATCTACAGGGACAAATACAACCCGAGATTGCCTCATTAAAACACCTATCCTTCCTATCACTTTCTGGGAACAGACTGATCAATCTCACAGGTGCTATGGATATATTGAAGGGCAGAAATCTCACAGTACTCATTCTTTCATACAACTTCATAGGTGAAGAAATGCCAGATGGTGATCACATCGCTGACCTTGATGGGTTCCAAAATCTTAGGATTTTGGCTTTGAATGGTTGTGAGCTAACCGGTCAGATACCTATGTGGTTGTCTAAGCTCAAGAAGCTAGAGATCTTGGATATGTCACGTAATAGAATCACAGGTTCAATTCCTACTTGGTTGGGGACTTCTCCAATGCTCTGTTCTATAAACTTGGCGTCCAACCTAATCACAGGTGAAATTCCAAAAGAACTTTGCTCACTACCAATGTTGGTATCTGAACAAACTGCAGCTCAAGTAGATCATGGTTATCTTGAATTGCCTCTCCACGTCTCCCAAGCCATGCCTGATGCAAGCATGTTACAGTTCAATTCCTTGTCTTACTATCCACCATCTATATTGTTAGGCAACAATAGCATCAGTGGCAATATACCTACTGAAATCGGAAAGCTGCAACTTCTCCATATATTTGATCTCAGCGCCAACCTGGTGTCAGGCAACATTCCAGACCAAATATCTAATCTCAAAAACTTGGAGATTTTGGATCTTTCAATGAATCATTTGTCAGGAGAAATCCCAGCTTCATTGGCGCATCTTAGTTTCTTGTCATCTTTAAATGTCTCGTATAATAATTTGGAAGGGGAAATACCAAAAAGCACTCAGCTCCAAGGCTTGAATGTCTCAGCATTTGAGGGGAATCCAAAGCTTTGTGGTTCCCCGCTTTTAAATCCGTGCCAACCATTCAATGGTACTGATTCAGATGATGATACGAATGACGGGAATCAAATTCTAGGCTTGTCTATTTCCGTTGTGCTTGGCTTCATTATAGGGTTAGTGGGAGTTTGTGGTTCATTATTGCTTATCAAGACCTGGAGGGATGCATATTTCAATTTCCTGTATACTGTACAAGAGAGGCTCAAATTATGA
- the LOC101311747 gene encoding tyrosine-sulfated glycopeptide receptor 1-like: MDILKGCRNVTVLILSTTFIGEEIPDGDHMADFDGFQNLRILALRGCELTGQIPIWLSKLKKLEILDMSLNRITGSVPTWLGTSPTLSSINLGSNLISGQIPKELCTLPMLVSEQAAAQLDHGYLELPFYASQAMPAASILQFNSLSFYPPSILLGNNSISGNIPTEIGKLQLLHILDLSANQVSGNIPDQISNLNNLETLDLSMNHLSGEIPASLALLSFLSSLNVSYNNLEGEIPKSTQLRGLNVSAFEGNPKLCGSPLLNLCQPFNGTDSDDDTNDGNQILGLHICAWLHYRVSGSLWVISAYQDLERCIFQIPEYCTR; the protein is encoded by the coding sequence ATGGATATATTGAAGGGCTGCAGAAATGTCACTGTACTCATTCTTTCAACCACTTTTATAGGTGAAGAAATTCCAGATGGTGATCACATGGCTGATTTTGATGGATTCCAAAATCTTAGGATTTTGGCTTTGCGTGGTTGTGAGCTCACCGGTCAGATACCTATATGGTTGTCTAAGCTCAAGAAGCTAGAGATCTTGGATATGTCACTTAATAGAATCACAGGCTCAGTTCCTACTTGGTTGGGGACTTCTCCAACACTTTCTTCTATAAACTTGGGGTCCAACCTAATCTCAGGTCAAATTCCAAAAGAACTTTGCACACTACCAATGTTGGTATCTGAACAAGCTGCAGCTCAACTAGATCATGGTTATCTTGAATTGCCTTTCTACGCCTCCCAAGCCATGCCTGCTGCAAGCATTTTACAGTTCAATTCTTTGTCTTTCTATCCACCATCTATATTGTTAGGCAACAATAGCATCAGTGGCAATATACCTACTGAAATCGGGAAGTTGCAACTTCTCCATATATTGGATCTCAGCGCCAACCAGGTGTCCGGCAACATTCCAGACCAAATATCGAATCTCAACAACTTGGAGACTCTGGATCTTTCAATGAATCATTTGTCAGGAGAAATCCCAGCTTCATTGGCGCTTCTTAGTTTCTTGTCATCTTTAAATGTCTCATACAATAATTTGGAAGGAGAAATACCAAAAAGCACTCAGCTCCGAGGATTGAATGTCTCAGCATTTGAGGGGAATCCGAAGCTTTGTGGTTCCCCGCTTCTAAATCTGTGTCAACCATTCAATGGTACTGATTCAGATGATGATACTAATGACGGGAATCAAATTCTAGGCTTGCATATTTGTGCTTGGCTTCACTATAGGGTTAGTGGGAGTTTGTGGGTCATTAGTGCTTATCAAGACCTGGAGAGATGCATATTTCAAATTCCTGAATACTGTACAAGATAG